The bacterium genome contains the following window.
GGCGGAACATCGCATTGGAAGACCTGAACGAGGTTCTGAGCACCGCACGCAATGAGGTGGTGACGGAACTTCGCCGCGGGCTCTGGTTCATCGGAACGATCGGATCCCTCTCGCCCTATATCGGTTTGCTGGGCACCGTGGTCGGCATCATGGTCGCGTTCGGCGCCATCGCCTCGAGCGGAGACGCTGGTTTCGAGGTCGTTTCCGCCGGTATCTCGGAGGCGCTGATCGCCACGGCCGTGGGCCTGCTCGTGGCTATCGTTTCCCTCGCGTTGTTCAACTTCCTGCAGGTACGGGTCAACAACATCTCGTCCACGTTCACGCGGGCCAGCGAGCGCTTCGTTCAGGCGCTGCTCTTCGTCGAGGCTGGAACCAACGATTCGGCCAATGACCAAGAAGGGAAGCCGAGCCATGGCGCTCTCTCTCCCGCAAGAGGGTGATGATACCGGCGGCATCGTCGCCGAGATCAACATCACCCCGCTGACAGACGTCTTCCTCGTCCTGCTGATCATCTTCATGGTGACGTCTTCGGTCATCGCGAACACGGGCAAGCAGGTGAGCCTGCCCGAAGCTTCCGTGAGCAGCGCGACCGACAAGCAGGCCGTGAATGTGACGATCACCGAGGCCGGCGAAGTCCAGGTCAACGGAAGGAGCGTGCCCTACGACCAGCTTGGCCCGCACCTGAAGGTTGCCCTCGATGCCGCCGAGCAGAAGACCGTGATCCTCCGAGGTGATCGGATGGTCATCCTCGAAAAGGCCGTCTACGTCCTCGACCAGGCCCAGCTCAACGGAGCCAAGGGCTTCGCCCTGGCGACCAAGAAAGCGAAGTAGCCAGCCGAGGGGACGCCATGGCGTCCCCTCGACTGCGTCTAGAACGTGTACCGGATTCGCAGGAAGAACTCGTCGCGATCTCTCACCGCAGCGAGGCCATTCTCCACGAAGTCCTTGTTGGCGTGGCGGCCGACTCGATTCGAAAGCGCGTTCGGCACGAGCGGCATCGTCCGGGCTTCTTCTCGTCCCTGGAAGAGCGCGAAGCCGAAGGTCACGGAGAAATCCGACGAGTATCGGTAGGTCACTTGACTGATGGCGGCACTCGAATTCGACTGGAAATCGTAGACGAGCTGCACGCTGGGGTTCAGACGGTCGTCGAAGTAGCCCGTGTTCACGGCGAGGACGGCCAGGATGTTCCACGGGCCGTTGGTCGGGAAGCTCTCCTCATAACCCGAGGTGTACCGGAAGAACCACTGGGTGTTGATGAAGAAGGTCCGGTTGGCGTTCATGAAGTTGATGAACGTGGGCCGATCGACGGAGACGGTCAGGTTGAATTGATCGACCTCGGTCAAGCCCTCGACCTTGTCCCAATCCGCCAGGTGGACGTCGTTCTCCCAGGTGAACTCGACGCCGATGTTGGACTTGGTGTAGTCCTCTGCGAAGTCCATCGCGAAGCCCAGGATGTTCCGCTTCTCGTAGCGCAAGACGAGATCGCGGCCCCCATGCCAGGTGAAATCGCGACGCCCGAATCGCCCGTTCCCACCGGCTCGGATCGCGTTGCGCTGGACACCGGTGATCTGGAAGAACGATTGCACCGAGCTGCAGAACTGGGGCTTGGCGAACGAGCAGCCGTTCCTGCGGAACGGATGGGCGGCATCGAAATCGCTCTCGGTCGGTCGGAGCGGGTCATCCGCGCTCGATAGCGCGACGAGTGCCATCAACAGGTTCCAGGACAAGATGCCCAACTCGGTCCGGAAGGCCTGGCCAACGAAGGGGTGGAGCGCACCGCCGGTCGAGCCGTCCACGCGCGGGTCGTAGCCGGAATCGCCCGGGCCGCGGCAGCCGGGCAGGATGACCATGCTGCCACCGTGGTAACGGGTGCAGATCGGGCCTCCTTCGAAGCCGACCGTGCCAGGCTGGATGACGCCCCGATCCGTCGTGTCCCAATCCATGCCGAAGGTGCCCTCGACTCCGGGAAAGGATTGGAAGAGCGCGCTGGCCTCGGCGTTCAGCAGGTCCATCCCCTCGATGTCGCAGTTGGTGTCGTAGTAGGGCCCGCAGCCGAGCAAGGCCTCCTGCTCGTCCGTGAGGAACGGCGACAGCCCGTTGCCCAGGAAAAAGTTCGAGAGACCAGGGACGGCGCCGCCTGCGATCAGCGCAGCCTGCACATCAGCCGGGTAGTCCGTGAACAGGGCTTGCGCACCGTCGGCCGGATCCATCCACAACGGCACGAACACCGTGGGATCGATGGTACCCGTGAGGAGGTTGGAAAAGACCCGGCCAAAGGGAGCGTTCGCGGTGATCGCTGCCAATGTGGTCGGGGTGAAGTTGCCCAATGCGGGAAGGAACACCGCCCCGCCAAAGAGGTTCCCAGCTCCGCTTTGTCCCGACCCCATGGCGCCGACGAGGCCCACCACCGGCAGCGGCGCCGACTGAAGGCCCGGTGTGGCGTCATCGGTATCCACCAGTGCATGGCTGTTGAACACGGACTGGCCGCAGGCACTGAGATCCAGGGTGCTGAAGCCGATGCTGGTGGCGCAGATCATCGTGAAGACCTGCTGGTTCACGCTATGCCGCGTGAGTGCGTCCTTGCCTTGCAGGCAGGCCGCCTCGCGCCCGGTCCGACAGCTTCCATCCGCCATGGTGTGGCGGGGGCGGCCGGTCTTCGGGTCGACGTTCCGGGAGTAACGGAACAGCGTGTCCTGATACGGCATGTCCGTGAAGCCGTAGTAGTCGCTCACAGCGAACGAGAAGCGGTTGTAACGCCACTCGACCCGGACGCCTGCCTCGACACCATGCCAGCTGTTCCACGGGTTGGGCGGGCGACGCTCGCCGGCGACGGTGAGGCCCGTGAGCCCGTGGATGAACAAGCCGAAGGTCTTGTCGCAGACCGGATTCGGCGCATAGGGCTCGCCGCAGCGTCCGAGATCCGTCGGCTCGAACTGATCCATCAGCACGACCAGTTCGGCGCGCACGTCCTCGAGCGGACCGACACTCCAGAACGACCACACGGCCCGGCCAGCCCACAAGCCGATGCGCGAATCCTCGAGGCTCGGCAACGAAGCGAGTGCCAGATCCTGGGGGTTCCACTGGTCCTGGTTGCGGAAGAGCTCCGTCTTGCCCCACACCACGGTCTGCTTGCCCAGGCGTAGCCAGAGCCGACTATCGAAGGCTTCGATGTCGAAATAGAGCTCTTTCAGCGCCTTTTCGTCCTGCTGGCTCGCGCCCTGGTTCCACTGCAATTCGTTGACCGTGAAGTTCTGGTCGAAGCTGTCGAACCGACCGTCGCGAAGGGCCGCGGCCAGACGCTCGTTCGGGTAGTAGACGCCACGCGCCTCGTGCTTCGGTGCCCATTCATCCGCGCGGCGTTCCGGAGCGGGGCGATAGGGGAGGGCGCCGGCGCCGACATCCCCGGTGATCGGCGAAAGATCCATCGAAGAGAACGGGTTGGGCTTGCCGGCGAGTTTTCCGGTGGGACGGATCGTGCAGGCCGGCTGCCAGGGGCCCATGATCTGGGTACCGACGCCATCCATGCTGCCATGCCGCTTGCGGAAATTGAAATCGCAATCGTCGGCCAGGATCTCGGAGAAGTAGAAGGGAGCGGGGTCGTCCTCGTTGCCGAACACGCCGTCGGCCCCCGGCGAATCGAAGAGCGTGTCGACGCCTTGGATGCTGAAGAACGGTGAAGCCACGCGGGAGCCGCGGTCGCGATCCCGGAAGCGGTAGGGAAGGAATTCCCGCGGAATGTCGCGGAAGTAGCGCTCGTCCCCGTTGTAGAGCTGGCCGGTGGACCGGAAGCCGGCCCTACGCCCATCCGAGAGCCGCTTGGGCTGGCGTTCAGGGCGATCGCCATACACGGAGACATTGGGGAAAAGCCCACACCCTCGGCGCCAGACGCAGTCGTAGCGGCCCTCGACGCGTGCGAATGCCGAAATCAAGTCGAAGGGGCCCCATCCATCGGGAGCAATGTTCGCCTCGATCTCGATGTTGAGGATGTTGTACCACTGCGTCAGGTCGAGGCCGTCGGACATGTCGAGATCGCGCGCAATCGTGCGCAGCTGCATCTCGAATGCACCGTGGACCTCCACGCGATCTTCGAGGAACTCGATGGCGTTGGCCGAAGAAGCGGCGGCCAGAAATGCCAAGGCCCCGAGCGCACTCGTGACGCGCGCTCGAAGACCCGACTTCGCGAACGTATGGCGACAACCACCCAGCATGGAAACCCCTCCAAGGACGCGCTGAGGTGGAGCGATTGGCCCATGTTTACCCAGCGTGCCGGGGAAAACTGTCCCCCTTTACACTGGTGACGCGTCAGGCGCGCCTCCTTGCCCCACTACCGGGTCCTTGGTGGTCTGCACAGCAGGATTCGTGCCGGTTCTCGGCTCGGGCGTCGAGTTGCCGGAGCTCGGCCTCAGGGCACGGTGATGACGCGGATCATGCTCGTGCTGCCCGTTTCGCTGGAGATTCCGGCGGTCACCACGACGGTATCGCCACTGCGGAGGTAGCCCCGTTCGGAAGCCCATTCGACGGCATGCTCGAGCTTCTCTTCGTCCGAGGCCGCATCCTTGGTCAACCAGGCGGTGACGCCCCAGTTGAGTGCGAGCCGCCGCGCCACCTGAGGAGAGCGGGTCGCTGCGAGGATCGGGCAGCGCGGCCGATACTTGGAGATCTGGCGCGAGGTGAAGCCACTCTCGGTCAAGGTCAAGATGGCGCTGGCCGCCAGATGATTGGCCATCTCGCTGGCCGCGCGGCTCACCGCGTCCGTGATGCGTGCGGTGGGGTGGGCGGAGATCTGCTGCAGGTAGCCGTATTCGCGCAGCGAGGCCTCGGCCACGGAAGCCAACTCGGCCATGTTCTGGACGGCTTCGACCGGGTAGCGCCCGCGCGCGGTCTCGCCCGATAGCATCACGGCGGAAGTTCCATCCAGCACCGCGTTCACCACGTCGCTGGCCTCGGCCCGGGTGGCCTCCGGATTCCGCTCCATCGA
Protein-coding sequences here:
- a CDS encoding MotA/TolQ/ExbB proton channel family protein; translated protein: MELKDLLELLHQGRLTVYPLGILSVIVIGIAIERFWRYRGLARTTRDLTRKLVDSLVRHDLSAARTLCEASSTPMAEVFGEGLRWRNIALEDLNEVLSTARNEVVTELRRGLWFIGTIGSLSPYIGLLGTVVGIMVAFGAIASSGDAGFEVVSAGISEALIATAVGLLVAIVSLALFNFLQVRVNNISSTFTRASERFVQALLFVEAGTNDSANDQEGKPSHGALSPARG
- a CDS encoding biopolymer transporter ExbD, which translates into the protein MALSLPQEGDDTGGIVAEINITPLTDVFLVLLIIFMVTSSVIANTGKQVSLPEASVSSATDKQAVNVTITEAGEVQVNGRSVPYDQLGPHLKVALDAAEQKTVILRGDRMVILEKAVYVLDQAQLNGAKGFALATKKAK